The Kordia sp. SMS9 genome window below encodes:
- a CDS encoding single-stranded DNA-binding protein, producing MSGTLNKVMLIGHLGDEVKMHYFEGGGCIGRFPIATNDSYTNKQTGERVTNTDWHNIVVRNKAAEICEKYLSKGDKIYVEGRLKNRQWQGEDGQTRYTTEVQVTDFTFLSTKQESQSNAAAPAPANTTTNHPAAQPTQQSQPQQQSPQATPVDDNDDLPF from the coding sequence ATGAGCGGAACACTAAATAAAGTAATGTTGATAGGACACTTGGGCGATGAGGTAAAAATGCACTACTTTGAAGGTGGCGGCTGCATTGGGCGTTTTCCGATTGCAACAAATGATTCGTATACCAATAAGCAAACTGGCGAACGCGTTACAAATACGGACTGGCACAATATCGTAGTACGTAATAAAGCCGCCGAAATTTGTGAAAAATACCTAAGTAAAGGTGATAAAATATATGTGGAAGGACGTTTGAAAAACAGGCAATGGCAAGGTGAAGATGGACAAACGCGCTACACGACGGAAGTTCAAGTGACTGATTTTACTTTTTTATCTACGAAACAAGAATCGCAATCCAATGCAGCGGCACCTGCTCCTGCAAATACAACTACGAATCATCCAGCTGCGCAACCAACGCAGCAATCGCAACCACAACAGCAATCGCCACAAGCAACGCCAGTTGACGACAACGATGATCTGCCATTTTAA
- a CDS encoding ATP-grasp domain-containing protein produces the protein MLFLVQSNMYSDPDHARIFDALLDLNIPFEKIELNSATKEITVQANRSHVFVYGSVKLARLAKANTNWNPGSFYGGNHQYEIYSKQYKENLLNYDVNVFQFNDFITWKPNEQKFIKPYKDAKIFTGKVFTETKWTDFVANSLENPKTPLLHAKSLVQASIPKEIYKEARLWIVGGQIVAAVYYKFNGDIVFEAEVSSEGIAFAKKMLKTYEVAEAFVMDICLTNYGWKIVEINCINSAGFYPNLNVHSLVKALHIYFSK, from the coding sequence ATGCTTTTTCTAGTCCAATCAAATATGTATTCTGATCCAGATCATGCGCGTATTTTTGATGCGTTACTCGATTTGAATATTCCTTTTGAGAAAATTGAATTGAACTCAGCAACCAAAGAAATTACCGTTCAAGCAAATCGTTCACACGTTTTTGTATACGGTTCTGTGAAATTGGCACGACTCGCGAAAGCAAATACAAACTGGAATCCAGGTTCGTTTTATGGTGGAAATCATCAATATGAAATTTACTCAAAACAGTACAAAGAGAACTTACTGAATTATGATGTAAACGTGTTTCAATTTAATGATTTCATTACTTGGAAACCCAATGAACAGAAATTCATCAAACCGTATAAAGACGCTAAAATTTTTACGGGAAAAGTGTTTACCGAAACCAAATGGACAGATTTTGTGGCGAATTCACTCGAAAACCCAAAAACACCTTTATTACACGCCAAATCATTAGTACAAGCTTCTATTCCGAAAGAAATATATAAAGAAGCACGCTTGTGGATTGTTGGCGGACAAATTGTAGCCGCTGTATATTACAAATTTAATGGCGACATCGTTTTTGAAGCGGAAGTCTCTTCGGAGGGAATTGCCTTTGCCAAAAAAATGCTTAAAACGTATGAAGTCGCAGAAGCGTTTGTCATGGATATTTGTTTGACAAATTACGGTTGGAAAATTGTAGAAATTAATTGTATCAACAGTGCAGGATTTTACCCAAACCTCAACGTACATAGCTTGGTAAAAGCGTTGCATATTTATTTTTCAAAGTAA
- a CDS encoding ribonuclease E/G, with product MNKELIIRSNSSEVDFALLKDGKLIELHKEEGTNDFAVGDVFLAKIRKPVSGLNAAFVNVGYEKDAFLHYHDLGPQLLSLLKFIKRVSTGKLKDYTLKNFPFEPNIDKNGSIMDAIKANQSILVQIVKEPISTKGPRISSELSIAGRYIVLVPFSERVSISQKIESKEEKDRLKRLVLSIKPKGFGVIVRTVAEGKKVAELDQDLQNLLTKWSTMCKKLYKAEHPSKVLSEMNKASSILRDIFNESFTGIQVDDEDLYYEIKEYVHKIAPKKESIVKLYQSKVPLFEKYGVERQIKTSFGKTVSMSKGAYLVIEHTEALHVIDVNSGNRSNKAKTQEDTALEVNMIAAKEIARQLRLRDMGGIIVIDFIDMTNAEHRRTLFDHLKTEMKDDRAKHKILPPSKFGLVQITRQRVRPEVNIKTREVNPNGTGSEVEAPIVLVDKITTDLERILAKKNGFNGITLNTHPFIAAYLTKGFPSIRFKWFLEHKKWVKILPRDAYTYLEYRFKDKNDEVYN from the coding sequence GTGAATAAAGAATTAATAATTAGATCCAATTCCTCTGAAGTTGATTTTGCCTTGCTAAAGGATGGAAAACTTATTGAATTACATAAGGAAGAAGGCACAAATGATTTTGCCGTTGGAGATGTGTTTCTTGCTAAAATTAGAAAACCCGTTTCAGGACTAAATGCAGCGTTTGTAAACGTAGGCTACGAAAAAGATGCCTTTTTACATTACCACGATTTAGGACCACAACTTCTTTCCTTATTAAAATTTATAAAACGTGTAAGCACAGGTAAATTAAAAGATTATACTTTAAAAAACTTTCCGTTTGAACCAAATATTGACAAAAATGGCAGCATCATGGATGCTATAAAAGCCAATCAGTCGATATTAGTACAAATTGTGAAAGAGCCAATTTCGACCAAAGGTCCTAGAATTAGTTCGGAGCTTTCTATAGCAGGACGATATATTGTACTTGTTCCCTTTTCGGAGCGTGTTTCCATATCGCAAAAAATAGAAAGTAAAGAAGAAAAAGACCGATTAAAACGTTTGGTACTCAGTATCAAGCCTAAAGGTTTTGGCGTTATTGTACGTACAGTAGCTGAAGGCAAAAAAGTAGCTGAATTGGACCAAGACTTGCAAAATTTGTTGACAAAATGGTCAACAATGTGCAAAAAACTGTATAAAGCGGAACATCCATCAAAAGTATTAAGTGAAATGAATAAGGCGTCTTCTATTTTAAGAGACATCTTTAATGAATCATTCACGGGAATTCAAGTTGATGATGAAGATCTTTATTACGAAATTAAAGAATACGTGCACAAAATTGCACCCAAAAAAGAGTCTATCGTAAAATTGTACCAATCTAAAGTTCCACTCTTTGAAAAATATGGAGTAGAACGACAAATTAAAACCTCTTTTGGAAAAACCGTTTCCATGAGTAAAGGCGCATATTTGGTCATAGAACACACTGAAGCATTGCATGTTATTGATGTGAATAGTGGAAACCGATCTAACAAAGCCAAAACACAAGAGGACACTGCGTTAGAAGTCAACATGATTGCCGCAAAAGAAATTGCTAGGCAACTCCGATTGCGAGATATGGGAGGAATCATCGTTATCGACTTTATCGATATGACCAATGCAGAACACCGAAGAACTCTATTTGATCATTTGAAGACAGAAATGAAAGATGATAGAGCGAAACATAAAATATTACCTCCAAGTAAATTTGGTTTGGTACAAATTACAAGACAACGAGTACGACCAGAAGTAAATATTAAAACACGAGAAGTAAACCCTAATGGAACTGGTAGCGAAGTGGAAGCTCCCATTGTTCTCGTCGACAAAATTACAACTGATCTAGAAAGAATTTTAGCCAAGAAAAATGGCTTCAACGGGATCACGCTCAACACGCATCCGTTTATTGCAGCGTATCTCACAAAAGGATTTCCATCCATCCGTTTTAAGTGGTTTTTAGAACACAAAAAATGGGTAAAAATATTACCAAGAGATGCTTACACGTATCTAGAATATCGTTTTAAAGATAAAAACGATGAAGTCTACAACTAA
- a CDS encoding HU family DNA-binding protein: MTKADIVAKISEKLGMEKSEVQATVETFMEEVKNSLESGDNVYLRGFGSFIIKTRAEKTGRNISKNTTIKIPAHNIPAFKPAKIFVEGVKDNVKVK, encoded by the coding sequence ATGACGAAAGCGGACATCGTAGCAAAGATTTCAGAAAAGTTAGGAATGGAGAAGAGTGAAGTACAGGCAACTGTAGAAACTTTTATGGAAGAAGTAAAGAATTCACTTGAAAGTGGAGACAATGTTTACTTAAGAGGTTTTGGTAGCTTTATTATCAAAACGAGAGCAGAGAAAACAGGTAGAAACATCTCTAAGAACACAACTATCAAAATTCCTGCACACAATATTCCAGCATTCAAGCCAGCAAAAATCTTTGTTGAAGGAGTGAAAGACAACGTTAAAGTAAAATAA
- the mutY gene encoding A/G-specific adenine glycosylase: MNFSKEIIHWYRQNKRDLPWRKTKDPYRIWLSEIMLQQTRVAQGLPYYQKFTEAFPTVYDLAKAEESQVLKLWQGLGYYSRARNLHYTAKDIVENYNGQFPNTYKGLIQLKGVGDYTASAIASICFEEVAPVVDGNVYRVLSRYFNVDLPINSTEGIKKFKELAFEVIDREEPADFNQAIMEFGAVQCKPQSPYCIICPLSESCEGLKQQRVNMLPVKLKKTKVKHRWFNYLVVVSNQAETLLEERKGKGIWQGLYQFPLLETEKAVEDVESHRTKIAEIMNLNDFSITAFNQKEKIHKLSHQHLHTTFWIVETTENLKKGILLQEIRKYPVPILIGNFIEEFNF, translated from the coding sequence ATGAACTTTTCTAAAGAAATTATACATTGGTATCGGCAAAATAAGCGCGATTTACCTTGGCGAAAAACGAAAGATCCATACCGAATTTGGCTCTCTGAAATTATGCTGCAACAAACCCGTGTAGCACAAGGATTGCCTTATTATCAGAAGTTTACGGAAGCATTTCCCACCGTGTACGATCTGGCGAAAGCCGAAGAATCACAAGTGCTAAAACTGTGGCAAGGATTAGGCTATTACTCGCGCGCACGCAATTTACACTACACCGCAAAAGATATTGTAGAAAATTACAACGGACAGTTTCCCAATACGTATAAAGGACTTATACAACTAAAAGGTGTTGGCGATTATACTGCAAGTGCCATTGCGTCTATTTGTTTTGAGGAAGTAGCGCCCGTGGTTGATGGAAATGTATACCGAGTGCTGTCTCGTTATTTTAATGTAGATCTTCCTATTAATAGTACAGAAGGCATTAAAAAGTTTAAAGAACTCGCTTTTGAAGTAATAGATCGTGAAGAACCTGCAGATTTTAATCAGGCAATCATGGAGTTTGGCGCGGTTCAATGCAAACCACAAAGTCCGTATTGTATAATATGTCCGTTAAGTGAAAGTTGTGAAGGATTGAAGCAACAACGCGTAAATATGTTGCCGGTAAAGTTGAAAAAGACAAAGGTAAAGCATCGTTGGTTCAATTACCTCGTCGTCGTTTCAAACCAAGCTGAGACGCTTCTGGAAGAACGAAAAGGAAAAGGAATTTGGCAAGGATTGTATCAATTTCCCTTACTAGAAACTGAAAAAGCCGTAGAAGATGTTGAGTCACATCGTACCAAAATAGCTGAAATTATGAATCTCAACGATTTTTCCATCACAGCATTCAATCAAAAAGAAAAAATTCACAAATTATCGCACCAACACTTGCATACTACATTTTGGATAGTGGAAACGACCGAGAATTTAAAAAAAGGCATACTTTTACAGGAAATTCGAAAATATCCAGTGCCAATTCTTATTGGAAACTTCATTGAAGAATTCAATTTTTAA
- a CDS encoding gliding motility-associated protein GldE — MDPEPSLFIFLATFESLDIFKIVLFGVLLLCSALISGAEVALFSLSQTDINEAEESKSSSLRLAAKLLRKPRRLLGTILVANNFINIATVLLFASFSDKFFGGITTDWLRLLIEIGVVTFFILLFGEILPKVYASRNKHKFSAMMAFPLNILDKLFAPISMPMSFVSGLIQNKLGKKRSNLSVDQLSQALELTSEDETTKEEQKILQGIVSFGNTDTKQVMQPRMDVFALKEGMSFEAVLSEITKKGYSRIPVYKESLDDISGILYVKDLIPYIDTKNFDWEKILRDPYFVPENKKLDDLLREFQEKKIHLAIVVDEYGGTSGLVSLEDVIEEIVGDISDEFDDEDVHYSKIDDKNYVFEGKTNLKDFYKIIGLEDTSEFESHKGESETVAGFVLEIFRGFPKVRDKINFGTYTFTVEVIDNKRLKQVKVTLKE, encoded by the coding sequence TTGGATCCAGAACCCAGTTTATTCATCTTTTTAGCAACTTTTGAAAGTCTCGATATCTTCAAGATTGTGCTTTTTGGTGTGTTATTATTGTGTTCAGCTTTGATTTCGGGTGCGGAAGTCGCGCTATTTTCTTTATCACAAACGGACATTAACGAGGCTGAAGAATCCAAATCTTCAAGTTTACGATTGGCTGCAAAATTACTCCGAAAACCGAGAAGATTGTTAGGAACCATTTTGGTTGCGAATAATTTTATCAATATTGCAACTGTTTTATTATTTGCTTCCTTTAGTGATAAATTTTTTGGTGGAATTACCACAGATTGGCTTCGTTTACTAATTGAAATTGGCGTCGTTACCTTTTTTATTTTACTTTTTGGAGAAATTCTTCCGAAAGTATATGCAAGTCGAAACAAACACAAGTTTTCCGCGATGATGGCTTTTCCGCTAAATATATTGGACAAACTTTTTGCGCCGATTAGCATGCCGATGAGTTTTGTTTCTGGATTGATTCAGAATAAATTGGGAAAAAAACGTTCCAACCTTTCGGTAGATCAGTTATCGCAAGCCTTAGAACTGACTTCTGAAGACGAAACTACCAAAGAAGAACAGAAAATTTTACAAGGAATTGTGTCGTTTGGAAATACCGATACCAAGCAAGTGATGCAACCACGAATGGACGTTTTTGCGTTGAAAGAAGGCATGTCGTTTGAAGCTGTTTTGAGTGAAATTACTAAAAAAGGCTACTCGCGAATTCCAGTCTACAAAGAGAGTTTGGATGATATTTCGGGAATTTTATACGTAAAAGATCTCATTCCATATATAGACACAAAAAACTTTGATTGGGAGAAGATTTTGCGTGATCCATATTTTGTGCCCGAGAACAAGAAGCTAGACGATTTATTACGCGAGTTTCAAGAAAAGAAAATTCACTTAGCCATTGTGGTCGATGAATATGGCGGAACTTCAGGTTTGGTATCGTTGGAAGATGTGATTGAAGAAATTGTGGGCGATATTAGTGACGAGTTTGATGATGAAGACGTACATTATTCCAAAATTGACGATAAAAACTATGTCTTTGAAGGAAAAACAAATTTGAAAGATTTCTACAAAATTATTGGATTGGAAGACACTTCTGAATTTGAATCGCACAAAGGTGAATCGGAAACGGTGGCGGGTTTTGTGTTGGAAATTTTTAGAGGTTTCCCGAAAGTACGCGATAAAATAAACTTTGGTACATATACGTTTACAGTGGAAGTGATTGACAACAAACGATTGAAACAAGTAAAAGTAACGCTCAAAGAATGA
- a CDS encoding alpha/beta fold hydrolase: protein MKTNLLLLHGALGSEAQLKSLQELLANDFNVHTLNFEGHGGRTFTHEFEMERFANNVVEKLQTLGISNTHIFGYSMGGYVALTLAKKHPEKVDKIVTLGTKFNWSFESAQQEIKLLNPEKIEEKVPAFAKRLHELHQPNDWKKVMHKTAEMMLDLANGKKLTNSDLQEIQHKTLIAIGALDNMVTLEESENAATQLPNGTFKIVENVKHPIEKVDLNVLANLIRDFVV, encoded by the coding sequence ATGAAAACCAACCTACTATTATTGCACGGCGCTTTGGGAAGTGAAGCACAACTAAAGTCACTACAAGAACTCTTAGCAAACGACTTTAATGTACATACACTTAATTTTGAAGGTCACGGCGGACGCACTTTCACTCATGAGTTTGAGATGGAACGATTTGCCAATAATGTAGTTGAGAAGCTTCAAACATTGGGAATTTCCAATACCCATATTTTTGGCTACAGCATGGGCGGTTATGTAGCATTGACACTTGCAAAGAAGCATCCTGAAAAGGTAGACAAGATTGTTACGCTTGGCACAAAATTTAATTGGAGTTTCGAAAGCGCACAACAAGAAATCAAACTATTAAATCCAGAGAAAATTGAAGAAAAAGTACCTGCTTTTGCCAAACGATTGCATGAATTACATCAACCAAACGACTGGAAAAAAGTGATGCATAAAACAGCCGAAATGATGTTGGATTTAGCAAATGGTAAAAAATTAACGAATTCAGATCTTCAAGAAATTCAACATAAAACTCTAATCGCAATTGGTGCTTTAGACAACATGGTTACGCTAGAAGAATCTGAAAATGCAGCAACTCAATTACCCAACGGAACATTTAAAATTGTTGAAAACGTAAAACATCCTATTGAAAAAGTAGACTTGAATGTGTTAGCGAATTTGATTAGAGATTTTGTGGTTTGA
- a CDS encoding tetratricopeptide repeat protein: MKNTIIFFCTLFIFNVSFSQSDTKEIFRFDKKYYEAVDKWVVSPRKATDTTYSLSFIYIDEQAGFTENFETELSVTANGLKKVKSELDNVSFKARLSNTTISIAILSPEQVKQLGLPEQPDWLKSYKQNAGTVSYLTKMGYYYNHVGASKLALTPLLKAYEKEPHFEGLEFELSYAYNAIKQFKKAITVLEKAIQNNPNDYYFFRELGYSYKNLNQVVDAERIYKKGISISDNDFEKSEMAVNMAQTYFELRNRKKFDEWAKLTRKFAKEGSRYAKFIDYFESKWNEK, translated from the coding sequence ATGAAAAACACCATTATATTTTTTTGCACACTCTTCATTTTCAATGTTAGTTTCTCACAAAGTGATACAAAAGAAATATTTCGATTTGATAAAAAATACTATGAAGCTGTAGACAAATGGGTTGTTTCTCCAAGAAAAGCAACAGATACGACCTATTCGCTAAGCTTTATTTATATTGATGAGCAAGCAGGATTTACGGAGAATTTTGAAACTGAACTTTCTGTGACCGCAAACGGATTAAAAAAAGTAAAGTCGGAATTAGACAATGTAAGTTTTAAAGCAAGGTTAAGTAATACTACAATTAGTATTGCCATTTTATCACCTGAGCAAGTCAAACAACTTGGACTGCCTGAGCAACCAGACTGGCTAAAGAGTTATAAACAAAATGCAGGGACAGTTTCATATTTGACTAAAATGGGATATTACTATAATCATGTTGGTGCCAGCAAGCTCGCATTAACTCCTTTATTAAAAGCTTATGAAAAGGAACCTCATTTTGAAGGATTAGAGTTTGAACTTTCGTACGCATACAACGCAATAAAACAGTTTAAAAAGGCAATTACAGTTTTAGAAAAAGCAATTCAAAACAATCCTAATGATTACTATTTCTTTCGCGAATTAGGTTATTCCTATAAAAACCTGAATCAGGTTGTAGATGCCGAACGCATTTATAAAAAAGGAATTTCTATTTCGGATAATGATTTTGAAAAGAGTGAAATGGCTGTAAATATGGCACAAACCTATTTTGAACTTCGCAATAGAAAGAAATTTGACGAATGGGCAAAATTGACTCGAAAGTTTGCAAAAGAAGGATCTCGATATGCAAAGTTTATCGATTATTTTGAAAGTAAATGGAATGAAAAATAA
- the gldD gene encoding gliding motility lipoprotein GldD, with product MNLIKCTPLFLLLAILFGSCEGEVLPKPKAFLRLDYPAPKYAKVQSDCPYAFEKNELAIIDPKQNCWMNLDYPALNGTLHLSYIPITNNLNKLLEDVQKLTYEHAVKADAIDPTVYENKEQNVYGMVYEVSGNAASQAQFYVTDSIHHFLTGSLYFNVRPNYDSIYPAVNYIKKDIRKLVESLEWKN from the coding sequence ATGAATCTTATAAAATGTACACCTCTTTTTTTACTCTTAGCCATTCTTTTTGGTTCGTGTGAAGGTGAAGTATTGCCAAAACCCAAAGCTTTTTTACGATTGGATTATCCGGCACCAAAATATGCCAAAGTACAATCAGACTGTCCGTATGCGTTTGAAAAGAATGAATTGGCCATTATTGATCCGAAGCAAAATTGCTGGATGAATTTGGACTATCCTGCGTTGAATGGAACCTTGCATTTGTCGTACATTCCGATTACAAATAACTTGAACAAACTCTTAGAAGATGTTCAAAAACTAACCTACGAACACGCAGTAAAAGCAGATGCTATTGATCCGACTGTGTATGAAAATAAGGAGCAAAATGTATATGGAATGGTGTATGAAGTTTCTGGGAATGCGGCTTCACAAGCACAATTTTACGTTACAGATAGCATCCATCACTTTTTAACAGGTTCGTTATACTTCAATGTTCGCCCAAATTATGATTCTATTTATCCTGCGGTGAATTACATCAAGAAAGACATTCGGAAGTTGGTGGAATCGTTGGAGTGGAAAAACTAG
- a CDS encoding cation transporter translates to MKKILFICALALAIVSCKDSNTPKTITIDTQATTVKKEASKEDLAANYNKAEFKIDGMTCAIGCAKRIESKLASMEGVKSATVDFEQKLAMVEYNEEKVDFDALVGTVAKVPGKYKVSDMKNVEAFSKKCDTDCKKECCAKKGEVKEACKADCKKECCAKKEVKAMACAKDCKKACCTKKA, encoded by the coding sequence ATGAAAAAAATACTATTTATCTGTGCATTGGCATTAGCGATTGTAAGCTGTAAAGACAGCAACACCCCAAAAACAATTACTATTGACACACAAGCGACCACTGTAAAGAAAGAAGCAAGTAAAGAAGACCTTGCGGCAAACTATAACAAAGCCGAATTTAAAATTGACGGAATGACCTGTGCCATTGGTTGCGCAAAACGCATCGAAAGCAAATTAGCGTCTATGGAAGGTGTAAAATCTGCCACGGTAGATTTTGAGCAGAAACTTGCAATGGTTGAATACAACGAAGAAAAAGTGGATTTTGACGCGTTAGTAGGAACTGTTGCCAAAGTTCCTGGCAAATACAAAGTGTCTGATATGAAAAATGTGGAAGCATTCTCTAAAAAATGTGATACTGATTGTAAAAAAGAATGTTGTGCTAAAAAAGGAGAAGTAAAAGAAGCATGTAAAGCAGACTGCAAGAAAGAATGCTGTGCTAAAAAAGAAGTAAAAGCTATGGCGTGTGCCAAAGATTGTAAAAAAGCGTGCTGCACAAAAAAGGCATAA